TCTGAAGCAGTATCATATGGCTAGGGAGCATTGCGATGCCCTGGCTTACAGCTACAAGACGAATCCGGTGCTCTGGGAGGTGCTGAGGGAGACCGATTCCCTGGTCGGGGTGAGCTCCATGGGATCGATGGAGAGGATCGGGGAGACGGATAGGGTGATTTACTACCTTCAGGGGGAGAGGAGAGATGAGGTAAAGTCCCTCCTGGGATCGGGGGTTAGATGGTTCATCGTGGATAATGAGCCGGAGCTCAGGAACCTCCTAGCTTCATGCGATGAGAGGATCAACCTCCTCCTGAGGGTCAAGATGAGGGAGCACACCATATACACGGGTAAGCACTTCGTCTACGGCATCGACTGGAGGAGGGCCGGGGAGCTCGTGAGGGAGGTGAGGGGAAGCCCCAAGGTCGAGCAGCTGGGCATCCACTTCCACAGGAAGACCCAGAACGTCGGGGAGTGGAGCCTCACTGAGGACGTTTCCGAAGCTCTAGGGGACGTTCTAGACCTGATTGATTGGGTGAACATGGGAGGAGGTATACCTGTGAGCTACGCTAACTCTAAACCTGATTTGAACACCGTTTTCAGGGAGATAGATGAGCTCAGGGATTATCTGAATGCCAGAGGGGTGAAGCTCATGATGGAGCCCGGGAGGTTCATAGCGGCCCCTTCAGTGATACTTGAAGCTGAGGTGCTGAACGTTTACGAGGGAAACGTTATACTTGACTGCTCTATCTTCAACGCCTACATGGACACTTACCTGCTGAACATAAGGCTGCCCGTGCTGGGCGAGGTGGAGGGGAGGGGCCACAGGTACCTTCTCAAGGGGAGGTCCCCCGATTCGCTGGACATCCTCAGGTACTCCGTCTACCTGGATAGGGAGCTCAAGCCGGGAGATAAGGTGATCTTCCTCAACGCGGGAGCTTATAACTTCCACACGGAGTTCAACGACATGCCCAAGCTGAGGACAGAGATCGTTGAGGATTTCCCGTTTGAGGTGAATGCTCAGTGAGGCTCTGGAGCATACATCCATCGTACCTCGACCGCCTAGGTCTCCTGGGCCTATGGAGGGAGGGCCTACTCGCTAAGGCCGTGATAGAGGGTAGAACTACTGGGTACAGGAGGCACCCGCAATTGAGGAGGTTTTTAAGGCATGAGGATCCGATTCTAGCCATAAACTCCTTCCTTTACTTCGTAATGGTAGAAGGAGAGGCCAGAGGTTATAGATTCGATAGATCCAAGGTCTCTCGGGAGCTGGTAGCTGAAGGCATAATGCCCGTCACATCGG
This is a stretch of genomic DNA from Candidatus Korarchaeum sp.. It encodes these proteins:
- a CDS encoding decarboxylase, with product MARFILSRRVALKQYHMAREHCDALAYSYKTNPVLWEVLRETDSLVGVSSMGSMERIGETDRVIYYLQGERRDEVKSLLGSGVRWFIVDNEPELRNLLASCDERINLLLRVKMREHTIYTGKHFVYGIDWRRAGELVREVRGSPKVEQLGIHFHRKTQNVGEWSLTEDVSEALGDVLDLIDWVNMGGGIPVSYANSKPDLNTVFREIDELRDYLNARGVKLMMEPGRFIAAPSVILEAEVLNVYEGNVILDCSIFNAYMDTYLLNIRLPVLGEVEGRGHRYLLKGRSPDSLDILRYSVYLDRELKPGDKVIFLNAGAYNFHTEFNDMPKLRTEIVEDFPFEVNAQ
- a CDS encoding pyrimidine dimer DNA glycosylase/endonuclease V, whose protein sequence is MRLWSIHPSYLDRLGLLGLWREGLLAKAVIEGRTTGYRRHPQLRRFLRHEDPILAINSFLYFVMVEGEARGYRFDRSKVSRELVAEGIMPVTSGQLAFEFEHLLGKLGKRDSERYLLLRSVPERSIKCNPVFYVVRGDIEDFERVGRKRG